In the Maribacter sp. MJ134 genome, one interval contains:
- a CDS encoding DUF5689 domain-containing protein — protein MLKKYFINKPFSSIVKILLVFSLLMGFCGCVKSKVFEEPDATCESVLSANATFLDIKNLYVDETIQIQEDFLIEGYVISSDQENNFFGVLHFQDAAENPTDGFQIEIDLRNSYLFYDIGDRVLLNVKGLYLGKSKGVFKLGGVFSSFGNEIVGRLPSATVFEQTKVLCGGSSNIIPTTTTISELNDALVNTLITIENVEFLAEELGSTFALEREETERKLVDCVDNELILKTSGFAEFQNNLLPAGRGHITGVLTREGDEYQLIVRKLSDINFEEERCEDLITEFTSSNIFFSELADPNNNAGARFVELYNASDTALPLNGWTLLRYNNASQEVSSSLDLSGIEIGSESTLVISPNAMEFEAVYGFAPDVAVGTNSPADSNGDDNLQLVDPFGIVIDVFGIVGEDGSGTNHEFEDGRALRNSSVLQGNSMYTITEWEICNDTGSSGTTNAPKNAPADFSPGARF, from the coding sequence ATGTTGAAAAAATATTTTATCAATAAACCGTTTAGCAGTATTGTGAAGATTCTTTTAGTGTTTTCTTTACTTATGGGTTTTTGTGGATGCGTTAAAAGCAAGGTGTTTGAGGAGCCAGATGCTACCTGTGAAAGTGTTTTGAGCGCTAATGCCACATTCTTAGATATAAAAAACCTGTATGTTGATGAGACAATTCAAATTCAAGAAGATTTTTTAATAGAGGGATATGTTATATCATCTGATCAAGAAAATAATTTTTTTGGTGTCCTGCATTTCCAAGATGCTGCGGAGAATCCGACAGATGGTTTTCAGATAGAAATAGACCTAAGGAATTCTTACTTATTTTACGACATAGGGGATAGGGTTTTACTCAATGTTAAAGGCTTGTATCTGGGAAAATCTAAAGGTGTTTTTAAGTTGGGTGGCGTTTTTAGTTCTTTTGGAAACGAAATTGTGGGCAGACTTCCCTCCGCCACTGTTTTTGAACAAACCAAGGTCCTTTGTGGAGGAAGCAGCAACATAATACCCACAACAACTACAATTTCAGAATTAAACGATGCATTGGTAAATACCTTAATTACCATTGAGAACGTTGAATTTTTAGCGGAAGAGTTGGGTTCCACCTTTGCGTTGGAAAGGGAGGAAACCGAAAGAAAATTAGTGGATTGCGTAGATAACGAACTTATACTTAAAACTAGTGGTTTTGCGGAGTTTCAAAATAATCTTTTACCAGCAGGTAGGGGCCATATAACAGGAGTTTTAACAAGAGAAGGAGATGAGTATCAATTGATAGTTCGCAAATTGAGTGATATTAATTTTGAAGAAGAACGTTGTGAAGATCTTATTACCGAATTTACCTCATCAAATATTTTCTTTTCTGAACTGGCCGACCCTAATAATAATGCAGGCGCCAGATTTGTAGAGCTTTATAATGCTTCTGATACTGCACTACCCCTAAATGGTTGGACCTTGTTGCGCTACAACAATGCCAGTCAAGAGGTCAGTTCTTCTCTAGATTTGTCTGGTATAGAAATTGGTTCTGAAAGTACCTTGGTCATTTCTCCTAACGCAATGGAATTTGAGGCAGTGTATGGCTTTGCTCCTGATGTAGCCGTGGGCACAAACTCTCCAGCAGATTCTAACGGAGACGATAATTTACAATTGGTAGACCCTTTTGGTATCGTTATAGATGTTTTTGGTATCGTAGGGGAAGATGGTTCTGGTACAAATCATGAATTTGAGGATGGTAGGGCCCTGCGAAATTCTTCCGTCTTGCAGGGTAATAGTATGTACACGATTACCGAATGGGAAATATGTAATGATACCGGGAGTTCGGGGACAACGAATGCTCCAAAAAATGCCCCTGCGGATTTTTCACCGGGAGCGCGGTTTTGA
- a CDS encoding response regulator — MSKFKSCCIVDDDEFFAFQTKKLMKEKGFCENVLVFSDGQDAIDGLVGLLIENIPLPEIILLDLNMPRKDGWEFLDEFVKIPLSQRENCAVYIASSFVSPKNLERTEFYDVIRDYLVKPLTKESLQQIIETKKTPC, encoded by the coding sequence ATGAGTAAGTTTAAAAGTTGTTGTATCGTTGATGATGATGAGTTCTTTGCGTTTCAGACCAAAAAGCTAATGAAAGAGAAAGGCTTCTGTGAAAATGTTCTCGTTTTTTCTGATGGTCAAGATGCAATCGATGGTTTAGTAGGTCTACTCATTGAAAATATTCCCCTACCAGAAATCATACTTTTAGATTTAAATATGCCCAGGAAAGATGGCTGGGAATTTCTAGATGAATTCGTTAAAATACCCCTTTCTCAAAGAGAAAATTGTGCCGTCTACATTGCTAGTTCTTTCGTAAGTCCTAAAAATCTCGAAAGAACGGAATTCTACGATGTAATAAGAGACTATTTAGTTAAGCCTCTTACCAAAGAATCGTTGCAACAAATAATAGAGACAAAGAAGACGCCTTGTTAA
- a CDS encoding response regulator — MGKIESCCIIDDDPIFIYGTKRIMKEIEFCENIIVFNNGQEALDGIMEISQSTSKIPQVIFLDLNMPIMNGWEFLDEFIKIPNSNLEKTIVYIISSSVDPRDLEKVKDYKQRVNNYILKPITPNDLESVLGALTI; from the coding sequence ATGGGTAAGATAGAAAGTTGCTGTATTATTGATGATGACCCCATTTTCATCTATGGGACAAAGCGCATAATGAAAGAAATAGAATTTTGCGAAAACATTATTGTATTTAACAACGGACAAGAGGCCTTAGATGGAATCATGGAAATATCCCAATCTACCTCGAAAATTCCACAGGTTATCTTTCTAGATTTGAACATGCCCATAATGAACGGGTGGGAATTTTTGGACGAGTTTATTAAGATACCTAATAGTAATCTTGAAAAAACCATCGTTTATATCATCAGCTCTTCGGTTGATCCCAGAGATTTGGAAAAAGTAAAGGATTACAAACAACGAGTAAACAATTATATTTTAAAGCCCATTACTCCAAACGACTTGGAAAGTGTCCTAGGCGCACTGACTATTTAA